Below is a window of Chaetodon trifascialis isolate fChaTrf1 chromosome 17, fChaTrf1.hap1, whole genome shotgun sequence DNA.
atgtagttgctgctagtgccgctagtgcgaCCGTGAGCTCACTGCGCCAACCCAcaaaacgaatgagcagagccacgacggaaaaactgacaaactcaatcgcagagtgttgctgctgattgcaggccgactTCAATCGTGGCAGACGAGGGCCTgaaaggcgtttcagatagcgtcatctgactctaatttccagctaccgtcgagaactacagtgatgaaaagattcaccagctgtaatgtgaacgTCAGTGAAttaatgtcctagaattcaaattctttatttggggacctttagcacatatgagattaaaatgcgataaattagattaattaattacaaatcctgtaattaattagattaattttttaaatCTCCTGACAGCACTACTAACAACTGAAGAACCATCGCAGCAGATTTCTGATCAGTTTGACAGAGGAACATGAATCTGAACAAACCCAGCTGGTCTGTCAGTTCGTAAACCAGTATCAGCACTGGTCTGCCTGCACACTACAGCTGTATGAAGTCTGACTGCAGACTGTCCTGCCTCCTCATTGGTTCTTTGCTGATCCGGACGTCTAGGTGGACCTTCATGTGGACGTCTCTGGAGCGTTTCTCCTGGTAGCTCTTCCCGCAGACCCTGCAGCTGTAGGGTTTCTCTCCGGTGTGCGTCAGCAGGTGTTTCTTCAGGTCGTTCTTGGTGACGAAGGCCTTCCAGCACAGGTGGCAGCTGAACGCTCGCTCCTTCTTGTGGAAGCGGATGTGGGTCTCCAGGTATCCTTTGGTGCTGAAGCTCTTGTtgcacaggctgcagctgaagggCTTCTCCCCGGTGTGGGTCATCATGTGGGCGTTTAGTCCTCCCACCTGCCTGAAGGCTTTCCCGCAGACACGACACTGGAACGGCTTCTCGCCCGTGTGGATCCTCTTGTGGACCTCCAGGACGTGGACCGATGCCAGGCTCTTCCCGCAGGTCTCACAGGAGACTCGGTGGGCCGGTTTGTCCCCAGTGTGGTTCCTGATGTGTGTCATCAGAGCGCCGTTATCGATGAACGTCTTTCCACAGAACTCGCAGATGTACGGTCGCTCCCCGGTGTGGATCCTCTTGTGGCGCCGCAGAGCGCCGGGCCGTGGGAAGGATTTACCACAGACGCCGCAGCAGTATGGTTTGATGCCGGTGTGACTCCGCATGTGAGTCTCAATGTTCTGGTAGCTTTTACCACAGATGTGACAGATTTTACCGGCGTCTCTGTGAGTCTGCAGGTGGTCCGTCAGGGTCTCTGATGGCGGTAAACTTTCACCGCAGATGCCGCAGACGGACTCCACTGAGTGGCTATTAGCATGTTTCCTCAAACTGCCTTTACTCTGAAAAGACTCGCCACAGACTTTACAGCAGTGAGACGTCTGCGTCGGCGCTTCTGTGTTCTCTTCCACAGCTGGAATCTTCAGACTCTGAGAGTCCTGCAGAGGCTCGGCGTCGTCATCGTCGTGGCTCCTGCTGTGAGTCTTTAAGGCACTGCTCTCGATGAACGACTTCCCGCAGCGCTGGCAGGTGTACGGTCGCTCTCCACCGTGGATCTTCTTGTGGCGCCTCAGCGCTCCAGGTCGGGGGAAGCGTTTGTTGCAGATACTGCAGCGGTACGGTTTGATCCCTGTGTGGCTTCGCATATGTGCCTCCATGTTCTGGAAACTCTTAGCGCAGATGCTGCAGGTCCCGCTGGTCTCTCTGTGAGACTGCAAGTGGGTCAGCAAACCATCAGGTGAGTCCACTTGCTGCCCGCAGACGCCGCAGACGCTCTGAGACTCCCTGCAGTGCGTCTCAGCGTGTTTCCTCAAGAACCCTCGGCTGTGGAAGGAATCGCCGCAGACTCTGCAGCAGAGCGAGGAGGGCTGAGATGACGTCTGTGACTGGCCACCTTCGTCGTCCTCCTCGCTCCGGTCTCCATCGTCCTCATCGTGTGTCTTCAGGTGTTCCTGGAGCAGCTGGTTCTGGGTGAAGCTCAGTCCACAGACCGGGCAGACGTCTGGCGTCCTCCTGCTGTGGATCTTCCTGTGTCTCCTCAGTGCTCCAGGTCGGGGGAAGCTCTTGCTGCAGACGTCGCAACCGTAGGGTTTGACTCCAGTGTGACTCCTCATGT
It encodes the following:
- the LOC139345720 gene encoding zinc finger protein 26-like is translated as MSLTETPPRCGLRALAESVSEQLTRVGEEILALLEKRSGGFGGRLLHLLRPLLTERLAAAAERIVGLLEREVEEYRRQLERHKRLLEAVLSPVVRLNRTDFIRTTSANRSPPTPSEADPAHLPTALPSSASSDASAAESDHGDDDWRESDDSSSRTSRTDGGRRQRAVSEDRPAAHRCVNCGKSFRHKGNLVKHVETHSDNPECLCGVCGQHCKASDDLFDHLRSHRETLGSGGTCQICGKTFQNMETHMRSHTGVKPYGCDVCSKSFPRPGALRRHRKIHSRRTPDVCPVCGLSFTQNQLLQEHLKTHDEDDGDRSEEDDEGGQSQTSSQPSSLCCRVCGDSFHSRGFLRKHAETHCRESQSVCGVCGQQVDSPDGLLTHLQSHRETSGTCSICAKSFQNMEAHMRSHTGIKPYRCSICNKRFPRPGALRRHKKIHGGERPYTCQRCGKSFIESSALKTHSRSHDDDDAEPLQDSQSLKIPAVEENTEAPTQTSHCCKVCGESFQSKGSLRKHANSHSVESVCGICGESLPPSETLTDHLQTHRDAGKICHICGKSYQNIETHMRSHTGIKPYCCGVCGKSFPRPGALRRHKRIHTGERPYICEFCGKTFIDNGALMTHIRNHTGDKPAHRVSCETCGKSLASVHVLEVHKRIHTGEKPFQCRVCGKAFRQVGGLNAHMMTHTGEKPFSCSLCNKSFSTKGYLETHIRFHKKERAFSCHLCWKAFVTKNDLKKHLLTHTGEKPYSCRVCGKSYQEKRSRDVHMKVHLDVRISKEPMRRQDSLQSDFIQL